From a region of the Lentilactobacillus curieae genome:
- a CDS encoding AzlC family ABC transporter permease, with protein sequence MDQELTFKAGLKDVVPTLVGYIGVGLAFGVVAKAASLSIISVFIMSLVVYAGSAQFLIVSMMLSHSPILAITISTFLINARMSLMSMTVAPHLKGENMLTNIGIGTLLTDETFALSMNKMNYTERKLNSSWFNSANIVAYLVWALSTAIGAILGSAVSDPKTLGLDFAVVAMFIGLLYLQMITDRSKPLIMHLKVAGFVAVCVFVLMRFMPGNSAILVATILGCFFGMVVEKK encoded by the coding sequence TTGGATCAGGAACTTACATTTAAAGCAGGACTCAAGGATGTCGTACCCACCTTGGTCGGTTACATTGGGGTTGGACTAGCTTTTGGGGTGGTTGCCAAAGCTGCGAGCCTCTCAATTATCTCTGTCTTTATCATGTCGCTAGTGGTTTATGCAGGTTCAGCCCAATTTTTAATCGTGTCAATGATGTTGTCACATAGTCCCATATTGGCCATTACAATTTCAACTTTTTTGATTAATGCGCGGATGAGTCTTATGAGTATGACGGTCGCTCCGCATCTTAAGGGCGAAAACATGCTTACTAATATTGGGATTGGAACATTACTAACTGACGAAACTTTTGCGTTGTCGATGAACAAAATGAATTACACAGAACGAAAGTTAAACAGCTCTTGGTTCAATTCCGCAAACATAGTTGCATATTTAGTATGGGCATTATCAACTGCGATTGGAGCTATTTTAGGTAGTGCTGTATCAGATCCCAAAACATTAGGACTAGACTTTGCTGTAGTAGCAATGTTCATTGGCCTGCTTTATCTTCAGATGATTACTGATAGAAGCAAACCATTAATAATGCACCTTAAAGTTGCCGGTTTTGTTGCAGTGTGTGTCTTTGTATTAATGAGGTTTATGCCTGGTAACAGTGCAATTTTGGTAGCAACAATTCTTGGTTGTTTCTTCGGAATGGTGGTGGAGAAAAAGTGA
- a CDS encoding Spx/MgsR family RNA polymerase-binding regulatory protein yields the protein MINLYVSSSSASSRKAKEWLEANGIEFKERNIGRKPLTRDEIKQLLSLTENGSEDIVSTRARMYGKIKSKIDNLTLSQLIDVLVKNQELIKRPIIFNDRIMQIGFSEEDIRAFLPRSVRKQNLELMTKKALTV from the coding sequence ATGATTAACCTATATGTATCTTCAAGTAGTGCGTCGAGTCGTAAGGCAAAAGAATGGTTGGAAGCCAATGGTATTGAATTTAAAGAAAGAAATATCGGACGGAAACCACTTACGCGAGATGAAATTAAACAGCTCCTCTCTCTAACAGAAAATGGTAGTGAAGATATCGTATCTACCCGCGCAAGAATGTACGGCAAGATTAAGTCAAAAATCGATAACTTAACGCTATCACAGTTAATTGATGTGTTAGTGAAAAATCAGGAACTGATCAAGCGGCCGATCATTTTTAATGACCGAATCATGCAGATTGGGTTTAGCGAGGAAGATATCCGAGCTTTCCTACCGCGGAGTGTCCGGAAACAGAATTTAGAGTTAATGACCAAGAAGGCATTGACCGTATAA
- a CDS encoding AzlD domain-containing protein, which produces MTSYVYGTIIASGVVTWLLRVVPFIIVQKFKISKGVMSFLSFVPVAILTAIFVESLLVYQKGAWPAFNIENLIASVPTIISGVISKSLMVVVIVGVISMAVVRLIM; this is translated from the coding sequence GTGACTAGTTATGTTTATGGAACGATTATTGCAAGTGGGGTAGTAACGTGGTTGCTTAGAGTAGTGCCGTTTATTATTGTTCAGAAGTTTAAGATTTCTAAGGGAGTGATGAGCTTTCTTAGTTTTGTTCCAGTTGCAATCTTGACCGCAATTTTTGTGGAAAGTTTGTTGGTTTACCAAAAGGGTGCCTGGCCAGCATTTAACATTGAAAATTTAATTGCTTCAGTTCCAACCATTATTAGTGGTGTAATTTCAAAAAGCTTAATGGTGGTTGTAATCGTAGGGGTAATCTCGATGGCTGTGGTGCGATTGATTATGTAA
- a CDS encoding heavy metal translocating P-type ATPase — MIKLSNYTRLMGVLGVAIIASILEFILHQQMTAQILITIAGSIIALLMFIDMINTLRSGKFGVDLLAITAVIATLVVSEYWAALIVLLMLTGGDALEDYAASKANSELQTLLDQSPQTAHLIKQDTVSDVKVEQVKVGDRILVKPGEVVPVDGTIFSGSATVDESSLTGESRPIDKTVGDQIMSGSLNQDTSFKMMADKSAKDSQYQNIIKLVREAEEHPAPFVRMADRYAVPFTIVAYIIAGIAWYLSGDPVRFAEVLVVASPCPLILAAPIALVSGMSLSSRNGIIVKSGITIEQLSKAKTFAFDKTGTITKGQLTVSDIYSVNGYTDEQVLSLAASAEQQSGHILARSLVKAALGNIPEASDVTEVTAQGVQATIDGKLVKAGKSSFVSEESFETVDKTAVYVSVNGKYVGYVAFEDELRPEAKSVMDSLHDLGAKNLLMISGDKYPIAKKIANAVDIDKVYAEKLPKEKIQVLSQLDKHEKPVVMVGDGVNDAPSLATADVGIAMGAHGATAASESADAVVLKDDLSLVSKARQIADHTMGVAKNAVLIGIAICIILMLIASTGVIPAIIGALFQEVVDTVTILWALRARIDPTK, encoded by the coding sequence ATGATTAAACTAAGCAACTACACCAGACTGATGGGGGTGTTAGGGGTTGCCATTATTGCGTCCATTTTAGAATTTATCTTGCACCAACAAATGACCGCTCAAATATTAATTACCATCGCTGGTTCGATAATCGCCCTACTCATGTTTATTGATATGATCAATACCTTGCGATCAGGAAAATTTGGTGTTGATTTACTGGCAATTACCGCTGTGATTGCAACGCTAGTAGTATCAGAATACTGGGCAGCATTAATTGTGTTACTGATGCTAACTGGTGGTGATGCCCTTGAAGATTATGCAGCTAGTAAAGCAAACAGCGAACTGCAAACCTTACTTGATCAATCACCGCAAACTGCGCATCTCATTAAACAAGATACAGTTTCGGACGTTAAGGTTGAACAGGTAAAAGTCGGCGATAGAATACTGGTTAAACCGGGGGAGGTTGTCCCCGTTGACGGAACAATTTTTTCAGGTTCTGCAACTGTAGATGAATCCTCGCTAACTGGCGAGTCTAGGCCAATAGATAAAACAGTCGGTGATCAGATTATGTCAGGATCGCTTAACCAAGATACTTCATTTAAAATGATGGCTGACAAATCGGCCAAAGATAGCCAGTACCAAAATATCATTAAATTAGTTAGGGAGGCTGAGGAGCACCCTGCTCCATTCGTAAGAATGGCTGACCGGTATGCTGTACCATTCACAATCGTGGCATATATTATTGCTGGGATTGCTTGGTACCTTTCTGGCGACCCGGTAAGGTTTGCTGAAGTATTGGTTGTTGCATCACCGTGTCCATTAATTCTTGCCGCTCCAATTGCTTTAGTTTCAGGAATGAGTCTCTCTTCTAGAAACGGAATCATCGTTAAGAGTGGAATTACTATCGAACAACTCTCTAAAGCTAAAACATTCGCATTTGATAAAACGGGAACCATTACTAAAGGTCAATTAACGGTTTCCGATATTTACTCAGTTAATGGCTACACAGATGAACAAGTTCTAAGTTTAGCCGCTAGTGCTGAGCAACAATCAGGTCACATCCTCGCCCGTTCCTTAGTAAAGGCAGCTTTGGGAAACATTCCTGAAGCAAGTGATGTCACCGAAGTAACCGCACAGGGTGTCCAAGCAACAATTGACGGTAAATTAGTCAAAGCCGGAAAGTCATCTTTTGTAAGCGAAGAAAGTTTTGAAACGGTTGATAAAACCGCTGTCTACGTTTCAGTTAACGGCAAATACGTTGGCTATGTAGCCTTCGAAGATGAACTTCGTCCTGAAGCAAAATCAGTTATGGATAGTTTGCATGACCTTGGGGCTAAAAACTTACTCATGATTTCGGGAGACAAATACCCAATTGCTAAGAAAATTGCCAATGCCGTTGACATTGATAAAGTTTATGCTGAAAAGTTGCCTAAGGAGAAAATCCAGGTACTTTCACAACTTGATAAACATGAAAAACCTGTCGTAATGGTCGGCGATGGGGTTAACGATGCTCCATCATTAGCAACTGCAGACGTGGGGATTGCAATGGGGGCTCACGGAGCTACAGCAGCCTCTGAATCAGCAGATGCAGTTGTTTTAAAAGATGACCTATCTCTAGTCAGCAAAGCCCGTCAAATTGCAGATCACACTATGGGCGTTGCTAAAAACGCGGTTTTAATTGGAATTG